In Choloepus didactylus isolate mChoDid1 chromosome X, mChoDid1.pri, whole genome shotgun sequence, a genomic segment contains:
- the ZC4H2 gene encoding zinc finger C4H2 domain-containing protein isoform X1 — MADEQEIMCKLESIKEIRNKTLQMEKIKSRLKAEFEALESEERHLKEYKQEMDLLLQEKMAHVEELRLIHADINVMENTIKQSENDLNKLLESTRRLHDEYKPLKEHVDALRMTLGLQRLPDLCDEEEKLSLDYFEKQKAEWQTEPQEPPIPESLAAAAAAAQQLQVARKQDTRQTATFRQQPPPMKACLSCHQQIHRNAPICPLCKAKSRSRNPKKPKRKQDE; from the exons GAACAAGACCCTGCAGATGGAAAAGATCAAGTCCCGTTTGAAGGCTGAATTTGAGGCCCTTGAGTCAGAAGAGAGACACCTGAAAGAATACAAGCAGGAGATGGACCTCCTGCTACAGGAGAAGATGGCCCATGTGGAGGAACTTCGACTGATCCATGCTGACATCAATGTG ATGGAAAACACCATCAAACAGTCTGAGAACGACCTGAACAAGCTGCTAGAATCTACTCGGCGGCTTCATGATGAGTATAAGCCACTGAAGGAACATGTGGATGCCCTGCGCATGACCCTGGGCCTGCAGAGGCTCCCTGATCTGTGTGATGAGGAAGAGAAACTCTCCTTGGA TTACTTTGAGAAGCAGAAAGCAGAGTGGCAGACAGAGCCTCAGGAACCCCCGATCCCTGAGTCCTTGGCCGCTGCAGCAGCTGCAGCCCAACAACTTCAAGTGGCTAGAAAGCAGGACACAAGGCAGACAGCCACCTTCAGACAACAGCCACCACCTATGAAG GCGTGCTTGTCATGTCACCAGCAAATTCACCGAAATGCACCCATATGCCCTCTGTGCAAAGCCAAGAGCCGGTCCCGGAACCCCAAAAAGCCAAAACGTAAGCAGGATGAATGA
- the ZC4H2 gene encoding zinc finger C4H2 domain-containing protein isoform X2 → MADEQEIMCKLESIKEIRNKTLQMEKIKSRLKAEFEALESEERHLKEYKQEMDLLLQEKMAHVEELRLIHADINVMENTIKQSENDLNKLLESTRRLHDEYKPLKEHVDALRMTLGLQRLPDLCDEEEKLSLERACHVTSKFTEMHPYALCAKPRAGPGTPKSQNVSRMNEERESTWSSAAHNSFSWPE, encoded by the exons GAACAAGACCCTGCAGATGGAAAAGATCAAGTCCCGTTTGAAGGCTGAATTTGAGGCCCTTGAGTCAGAAGAGAGACACCTGAAAGAATACAAGCAGGAGATGGACCTCCTGCTACAGGAGAAGATGGCCCATGTGGAGGAACTTCGACTGATCCATGCTGACATCAATGTG ATGGAAAACACCATCAAACAGTCTGAGAACGACCTGAACAAGCTGCTAGAATCTACTCGGCGGCTTCATGATGAGTATAAGCCACTGAAGGAACATGTGGATGCCCTGCGCATGACCCTGGGCCTGCAGAGGCTCCCTGATCTGTGTGATGAGGAAGAGAAACTCTCCTTGGA GCGTGCTTGTCATGTCACCAGCAAATTCACCGAAATGCACCCATATGCCCTCTGTGCAAAGCCAAGAGCCGGTCCCGGAACCCCAAAAAGCCAAAACGTAAGCAGGATGAATGAAGAGAGGGAGAGCACATGGAGCTCTGCTGCTCATAACTCCTTCTCTTGGCCAGAGTGA